Within Actinomycetota bacterium, the genomic segment CCACCGGGCGGTCGCTGCCGTGCATGAGGCGGCCCGGGGGGCGCCGAGCTGCTGGTGTTCCCGGAGGGCTACCCAGAGGCCGATGCGCGTGAGGGAGAACCACGACCCGGCCGGCCCACACGGACCTGGAGATCGAGGCGCTGGTCTCCACCACCTCCCTCGGCGAGCGCTCCCCGAAGCTGACCGTTGAGCAGCGGGCCATCGCCGCCCTGTGCCGCGACATCCTCTCCATCGCCGAGATCTCGGCCCGCCTCGACCTGCCCCTGGGGGTGACCCGGGTGCTGGTCGGCGACATGGCCGACGGCGGCCTGGTCATGGTCCACCGCCCGACCCAGACCGGCGACCGCCCCGACCTGGCCCTCCTGGAACGGGTGCTCTACGGCCTGCGGGCCATCTGAACCAGCCGTCTCAAGGTCATCCTCGACCAGTTCGGGCAGGGTGGCGAGAGCCAGTGGGAGGTCGTCCTCGCCGCCGGCGTCATCGCCACCGTGCCCATGCTGGTCATCTTCTTCCTCGGCCAGCGCTACTTCGTGGAGGGGATCGCCACCACCGGCCGCAAGGGGTGACGACCCCGGCCGGCTACCAGAACGACAGGTCGTTGCCGGTGAGCTGGTTGACCAGGAAGTTGAGGAAGAAGAAGCCGAAGTAGACGATCACCAGACCGAGGATGAGGTAGGACCACCAGCGGCCCTTGGCCGGCCCGGGCAGCCTGGCGATCAGGTACATCAGCGCGAACGGCATGATCAGCGCGGCCAGGTTGGACATGTTCGCCGACCACTGGACGAGCTCGGTGGGCAGCGCCTGGAAGATGATCAGCGAGATGACGATCGCCAGCAGGACCATGAAGGGGTAGTAGAAGCGGCGCGGGTCGCCGCGGATGATCCGTCGGAACCCTTCGCTGGACCCGTAGAGCGCGTCGACCATGTTGCGGACCAGCATCTCGAAGACCACCAGCTGGGTGGAGAACAGGATCAGGAACCCGACCAGCAGGGCCCACCAGTACCAGATCCGCGGCTCGCCCATCTGCTCG encodes:
- a CDS encoding DUF742 domain-containing protein, yielding MVSTTSLGERSPKLTVEQRAIAALCRDILSIAEISARLDLPLGVTRVLVGDMADGGLVMVHRPTQTGDRPDLALLERVLYGLRAI